One genomic region from Phycodurus eques isolate BA_2022a chromosome 16, UOR_Pequ_1.1, whole genome shotgun sequence encodes:
- the swsap1 gene encoding ATPase SWSAP1 → MADVLTDTFTNFMSQPDSKKDFRVTPPAPTQCKVLIVGEQALGRSVLLLAAVTAASQMGIRVVFFARTQIQSLPVSLQNCVAGLSPESLKKIKFCYPRTLEELLQQVAGLHEPTNTFPIAPSLIIVDRLEDFLWGRAGDSHSGCHPGEQSCAAHLSALLCDTATFLTGILEQQTSSPAPCRVIASYKPKEQSGESSVSDQVLDTLDRYFQVRCTLDQDRSYKAGAAGLQEMWNIYFSGTGITLEPCTKDTEIYENSFPASPRSVAKAPKAVETCVRQS, encoded by the exons ATGGCAGACGTTTTAACGGATACTTTCACAAACTTTATGTCACAGCCGGACTCAAAGAAGGACTTCAGGGTGACTCCCCCAGCACCGACACAATGCAAGGTCCTAATAGTCGGAGAGCAAGCTCTCGGACGCTCCGTGTTGCTTCTAGCGGCTGTTACAGCTGCCTCTCAGATGGGCATAAGAGTGGTGTTCTTCGCCCGAACGCAAATCCAAAGCTTGCCAGTGTCTTTGCAGAATTGTGTAGCAGGTCTGAGCCCGGAGAGTCTAAAG AAAATCAAATTCTGCTATCCGAGGACATTGGAAGAGTTGCTCCAGCAAGTGGCAGGCCTTCACGAGCCCACCAACACTTTTCCCATTGCTCCATCGCTGATCATCGTAGACAGACTGGAGGACTTTCTGTGGGGACGTGCAGGTGACAGCCACAGTGGGTGTCACCCCGGGGAGCAGTCCTGCGCCGCACACCTCTCAGCGTTGTTGTGCGACACAGCGACTTTCCTCACAGGAATCCTTGAGCAGCAAACATCTAGCCCCGCCCCCTGTCGTGTCATCGCCTCTTATAAGCCAAAAGAGCAAAGTGGCGAATCCTCTGTCTCGGATCAAGTCCTGGACACACTTGACCGCTACTTTCAGGTACGATGTACTCTGGACCAAGACAGAAGCTACAAAGCTGGAGCAGCTGGACTGCAGGAGATGTGGAACATCTACTTTTCTGGAACTGGTATCACCCTTGAACCTTGCACCAAAGACACTGAG atttatgagaacagtttcccagcatcacctcgaagtgtcgccaaagcgccaaaagctgtagaaacgtgcgtacgccagtcatga